In Maridesulfovibrio sp., the genomic stretch CTTCAATCCCGGACTGGTTCATTCAGGAGTCATAACGGATTCGGACACACGTATTACCTACAGGGTATTTTGCTTCGATAATCAGCTCTTTGAAAAAGCCCTTCGGGACTTGAATGAACAGGAAGGACTTCCTGAATTCAACTCCGTGGTAACTGAAGACAAGTTAACTAGCGGAACACTGGCTGAGCTGAATTATGCAGCTTCCGGGATTAAAAACAGACTGGCAATTGATACAGCTCTGGCCCGTGCTGCGGCTGCTCTTTTGACCCGCCACTGCGAAACACAGTCCAAGGTCCCGAAGACCAAGGAACCTGCTGCGGTAAAAAGGGCACGTGATTTCTTAGCTGCCAACCTTTCTGAAAAAGTATCACTGGAAGAACTGGCGCAGGTTACCGGACTTTCCCGTTATCACCTGTTGCGAGTTTTCAGGGCAGCTACTGGACTCCCTCCGCACACCTACCATCTACAACTGCGTATCGAGCACGCCAAAAAACTGCTCCGTTCCGGAATGCCTTTCGCCGAAACAGCCCTGCAAAGCGGATTCTCCGACCAAAGCCATTTTACCAATACTTTTCGCCGTTACACCGGGGCAACCCCAACACAGTACACAAATATTTAAGCACTACGGATATAATCCACGAACTTCTGGTCGCTGGTAAGAATATGGCCGACCAGCCAGTTATTCAAAAATTCCAACAATTCCTGTAACGGAACACGATCATTATCTGCCGCCTTCTGAAACTCAACCACTTTTTCTATGAACTCAGTGTGTTCGGAAATATGCTTATCTAAATTCGGATAGTTCTTCTCCTTCATTATCTTTTCTTCCGCACAAAAATGTTCCCGCGCGTAGTTCACCATACGGATAATGTAAGAAGATGATTCACCGTCAACATTATCCGAACCGGCTTCAGCCAAATCATTGAGCATTACAATTAAAGACTTATGTTGCTCATCTATTAATTCATTTCCAAGGCTGTAGCTGTCTTTCCATACAACAAATGCCATATAAAAACTCCTTTTCCGTAACCTCTCCGCATGGTTGCAGAATCAACATGCCACCAAAGCCAACAACACTCCAAGAACATTCTACCAATAAAACAATGATAGCAATATTTTCCAAGACCGCCATAGCATGAACGGCTAACTTTTTTGACAAAGGAGATTCCATGACCCAAGACAACTCACATAAAATTATACCCGTACTGTCAATACTTTGTGCAGTACTGCTTTGGGGCAGTTCTTTCGCTGCCATGAAACATCTAGTCGGAACTTTGAATCCGTGGGCAGTAATGTGGATGCGTGTAGGATTTGCAACTATAATTCTGACTCCGTTCATGCCCAAACTGGCAAAACCTGTAAGAACAGGTAAAGACAGGGTGGCCCTGGCCATAATGGCCCTGTTTATGCCCTGCCTATATTTCCTTTTCGAATCTTATGCCCTGACTTTCACAACCGCAACACAGGCCGGACTTATTTCAGCTTCGCTGCCTCTTATGGTCTCAGCTGGGGCAGGATTCTTTTTTAAAGAAAAAACAACACCAACAGGATGGGCAGGACTGGCCTTGTCCATGGCCGGAGTCGCGGCATTGACCATGGGGGGGACTCCTTCCGGGAATGCGGCCAACCCGGCCTTGGGCAACATGTTGGAACTCTTCGCCATGATCTGCGCGGCTGGATACATGCTGCTGGTCAAAAGACTTTCCGCCCACTACGGACCATGGACGCTTACAGCGGTCCAGAACGGTGCAGGCTGTATATTCTTTATCCCCGGACTTTACCTGATTATCCGGGACGGACTTGGCATTGCGCCGCACGAAACATTAATGATGGCCGGCTATCTCGGGGTCTTTGTAACTCTTGGAGCCTTCGTTCTCTACAATCTTGGTATCAGCAGACTCCCGGCCGGTAAGGCATCCGCATTCATAAACCTTGTTCCAGCAATCGCAGCATTTTTCGGCTGGTTTTTACTTGGTGAGACTTTAAACTATACTCAGTTACTGGCCTCGGGAGTGATCTTTGCCGGAGTCGGACTTGCGCAATATGGAGAAAAGCTCAATTTCAAAAAAAGACATCTGTTAAAGCTGGCTCCTGACCAGAACAGCTGAGCGGACGGCCTGTACATGAAGATGCGGCAAATAATCCTCTACAATCCCGGCAAGGTAACTACCTGGCCGGGATTTTTATTTAAAATAGTGTTGGCTAAATATGCATAAAGAACCTTTAATAAAATACGCTTTTATAGTAAGTTCATTCGTATATTGCATAGTTGAAGAATATTCAGGGAGTTTCTTTAAAAACAAGCTTTTTCGTCAATTCGGGGAACATATGAAAAAACTGGCCGCTATAATTTTATTCCTGCTTTTTACATTGGGAACCGCTTTTGCCGACCAGCCTGTTGTAGGTTTCGTAACCGGAGCCTCAGGACTCGGAGACCTCTCTTTCAATGACATGTCATACGGAGGCATTCGTAAGGCACAGCAGGAATTTAATTTTAAACTGATAATCCTTGAGCCAAAGCCTGATGGCGAGTCGACCATTGAGGATTTCACCAACCTGATTAAGCAATCGGATATTCTGATTTTAGTCGGTGCACAGCATGAAAAACTGGTAAGACTGGCTGCTCCCAAATTCCCGGATAAAAAATTCATTATCAGCGAAGTGCCTATCGAGGGGATAGACAATGTCTCCTCGGTTTTTTTTGAGCAGGGTGAAGGATCATTTCTAGCAGGAGCTATCGCGGCGCTGACCAGCAAAACCGGAATCATCGGTTATATCGGCGCGACCCCGGTACCGCCGGTAATGACATTCGAACGGGGCTATGTCGCCGGGGCAGAATACGCTGTGCCGACTATTAAAGTAAAAAAAGCATACCTCAGTCCGCTGGGTGATTTTTCAGGTTTTAACGCTCCGGCTAAAGGCTACAACATAGCCATGAGCCTATTCAGCAATGGTGCGGATGTCATTTTTACTGTGGCCGGCTTAAGCGGAAACGGAGTAATTGAGGCTGCCCGGCGCAGTGGTAAATTCGCAATCGGAGTGGACTCGGATCAGGATTCTCTGGCTAAAGGCTTTGTTCTTACAAGTATGATAAAAAAGCTTGATGTTGCAGCCTACAACGAATTAAAAGCTATTATGCAGAATAAATTTAAACCCGGACCGACAAGCTACGGACTTAAAGAAAACGGAGTTGGACTTAGCGAAATGAAATATTCCCGTGACAAAATTCCTGACGGTGTTCTGGAAAAAGTGGACGAAATCAGAAATAAGATTATCCGCGGTGAAATCAAAATAAAATTCAAAGAAGAATAAGATACCGGAATTTAGATACAGTTGGTAATTCACCAAGGTTAATGGTTAACAAAGAACATGAGAAACAGCTTAAGGTTTAAAATTTCTATTGGCACCGGGCTGATTCTGTTGCTGTTTTTTTTTCTGCTGGGATACTACATCGTTGATTCGCAGAAAAGAATGCTGGAAAACAGTCTTTATGAGCATGGCAACAGGGTCGCATCACTGGCTGCACGCTCATGTGCGGAATATCTGCCCAGATTCAGTTTCTTTCTGATTGAAGACCTTGCCCTTTCCATAGAGCAGTCACAACAGGTCGCTTTCTGCGAGATATACAACAGGGAAGGCAACCCTATCCTGCAATCCGGCAATATAATATCCAAGGCCCATGCTTCTAAGAATAAACCGTCATATGGTGACGATGTTCTAATTGTCTCATGTCCAATCATAAACGGAAACGAAAATATAGGCAGGGTCGAAATCGGTCTGCGACTCGACAAAGTGCGCAGGGAAATCAACGAAAACACCTACAACCTGATTATGCTTTTCAGCGCATGCATGCTCTGTACAATCATCGTACTTGATGCTTTTTTTCAACGCATTCTCATTTCTCCACTGGGTTTACTGGCCAACAACACAAGAAAAATAGCCCGCCGAAAATTTGTCACTGTGGATGTAGGAACGCGTATGGATGAAATCGGTATTCTTGCCCTTAATTTCAATCACATGAGCCGAAATCTGGAAAGCCTGTACAAAAACCTTGAGGTTAATGTTCAGGAACGCACCCATGAACTGGAAACGGCCAACCATAAACTGGTTAAGGCTATTGCTAAATCTGAAGCAATGGCAGTTGAAGCAGCAAAAGGAACTGTAGCTAAATCTCAATTTCTGGCAGCGATGAGTCACGAAATACGCACCCCTATGAATGCGATTCTCGGCATGGCCGAAATCCTGGGTGAGTCATCCCTGGATGACGAGCAACGGCGGTTTGTGGAAATACTGCAGGAGTCAGGAGAGTCGCTGCTGCACCTCATCAATGAAATACTCGACCTAAGCAAAATTGAAGCAGGTGAAATTCCTTTTGAACACAAAACCATTAATCTTGACAGGTTAGTAGGGAAAGCCTTCAAAGTTACTGCCCATGCCGGACATGGCAAGGGGTTGGAATTAGCCTACAACATTAACAGGGATGTTCCAGAACACCTTATGGGCGACCCCACAAGGCTGCAGCAGATTTTCGTCAACCTGATCGGGAACGCCATCAAATTTACCGAACGCGGCTTCGTGGTTGTTGATGCATCCCTCAATCCGGTTCTAAGTCAGGACGGAACCGGAAACATCCTTAACGTCCACTTTGAAGTTAAAGACAGCGGCATAGGTATTGACGACGATAAGCTGGATTCAATATTCGACCGCTTCACTCAGGCTGACTCTTCCACGACCCGCAAATACGGTGGCACAGGCCTTGGGCTTTCAATCTGCAAATCGCTATGTGAAGCTATGGGCGGGAAAATATGGCTTGAAAGCCGTAAAGGATTCGGAACCACAGTGCATCTGGATCTCCCCTTTGAGCGAGACCCGCGCAGTTCAATTGAAAGCTCCCCCCTGCGTGGTAAATCCGTGCTGATTATCAGTGATCTGGATTACTCGCGGCAGGCTCTTTCCATTCGCATGAGCACACGGACCAAACGCATCTCTAAAGCGCAAAACATGGAAGAAGCACGCACTTTTATTGAAAGCAGCACGAAATCAAATACACCTTATGATCTGATACTTGTTCGCGGGGATATACACGGCTGGCGGCGTCAAAAGACTCTCAATGAACTGCGCTCCATGAAAGTCGCCGAAGAAAAAATCATTATGATTAACACAATGGGGCAAGATCATATTGAAAGCTTCAGCGGTAGCGTTCTGCTGGCACCTGTGGATATGCTTTCACTTGAGCGTGTAGCCCAAAAAATACTGAACAGCTCTCCGGAACAGCTTCAGCCGCAGATTCAGCATAGCGGAAGAATCCGTCCCCTTAAAATCCTTCTGGTCGAGGATAATAAAGCTAACTGCATGCTGATACAAATGTTTTTCAAGGATCTGCCACATACCCTTAAAGTTGCCCACAATGGGGCAGAGGGTCTGGAGCGAACTCAAACGGATAAATTTGACATGATCTTTATGGATATTGAAATGCCAATAATGGATGGCTATGAATGCACCCGCAGGATTCGTTCGTGGGAGAAGCAGACTGAGACCAAGCCTAGTATCATTGTGGCGCTGACCGCTCATGCTATTACTGAGGCGCGTGAAAAAATCCTTGAAGCCGGCTGTGATTCATTTCTGACAAAACCAATTTCAAAAGATAAAATAATAAAAACCATTAACGAGCTGTGTAATCCCTATTTCACCTAAGCACGCCAACACCTGCCATCATTCTATATAAACTCTTCTTTTACCCTTTTCTATTTCAGCACCACAACAGCTCTTACAGGCTTTTTTACCGCAGAAACTGGACATGTCGATTTCAAACCCTTCCCCCGCAAGGGGTTTCTTTCAGACAGCAGTCGGCAGTCGGCAGTCGGCAGTCGGCAGTCGGCAGTCGGCAGTCGGCAGTCGGCAGTCGGCAGTCGGCAGTCGGCAAAATTATACTGATAAAGACCAATACGTTTCAATACAAAACCCCTGTAACCTAGCGCAAACTAAGCTTCAGGGGCCTTAAAACAGAAAGGCCGCGTCCTCGGACGCGGCTTTGAAACTGCTGACAATTCAGGTTCAAGGGAGTCGGATTAGCGACCTTTCTGGTTCGGAATATAGATTCCTGTGAGGTCCGTACTAGCTGATGCTAGTTGATAACGGATATTTTCTGGGCTTCGATTCCGGCGAAGACGAGGTCCTGCTCGACCCTGCCTTCAATCTCGAGTTCAGCCGTTGTGTCAACGGGGAGGGATCCCGCTTTCGGGCTGAGGTCGATAATGATTTCGCCAGTCTTGTCCTGAAAAACGTATTTATTGTCGTTGATCTTTCTTACGATGTGGCCTTTTACTTTAGCTTTGGTATCCGCACCGGATACACGAGCTTCTGCAACGGTGGTTACGTCCTTGGATTTGAATTCAAGGGTTTCGGAAGTTGCTGCGGCAGCAACAATCACCAGAAGTAAAAGAAAAAGTACGCTCATTTTTTTCATCTCTTATTACCCGTCCCACCATGTGATGGAAGTTAAAGATTTGAAACCATATTTATGAAAATTATTTTAACCTTTATGAAAACGTCCGGCTCTTTTTGTCCGGCCATTTTTTCTAAGAGGACCTGTTCTTGATCCGTTGATCAAGTAATAGACCTCTGCGTTTGATTATGCAATCAAAAAAATAAGCATCTTGTGAATTTTTGTACAAAATACACGTTAACTACTCATATTATTTATAGATATTTTTTTCACAACCATTTTTTTGACATATACATAACATTTCTAATTTCGTGCTACCAATATTTAGCCTTCAAATGGCACTGAATTTAGATTCAATATGGGCTTTTTCATACTTTAATAGTATAAAAAACGCCCAATTCCTACCCAGCACGTTACAACATACTAATTTCACGTATATTTTTGAGCAAACACATAGAACAAATATCATTCTTAGAAATCAGTACAATCTTACATACGAAGCATTCGTTTTGTTCACATTCGAAAAAGATAGTTTTTTACAAAGTATAAGCTATTACTTATATCAAAAAAAATGATAGTTGATTTTTTACCCCAAACAACCGATTAAGTAGCCATGAGCAACCCAGAACTTCTTGATATTGTCTATGCTGACCGAAAAATAGTTGTGGTGAACAAACCCAGCGGTCTTCTTTCTGTGCCCGGACGCGGACCTGAAAATCAGGACTGCGTGGTAACAAGAGTGCAGAAGATGTTCCCGGAATGCCGCAAATTTCCTACTGTACACAGACTGGACATGGATACATCCGGTTTGCTGGTACTCGGTCTTACCTCCCGGGCTGTACGCGAACTTGTGGAACAATTTCAAAAAAGGCAGGTGAAGAAACGCTATATTGCCCTGCTGGACGGCATAGTGAAAGCGGATAGCGGAGTCATTGAGATGGCCTTTCGCCTCGATCCCTATAACCGTCCTTATCAGGTCTACGATCCCATTCACGGCAAACTGGGCGTAACCCACTGGCGCAAGCTGGGCATAGAAGAGGGCAAAACCCGTGTCGAATTCACCCCGCACACAGGACGTACACATCAATTAAGAGTACATTCCGCACATCCTCAAGGGCTAGGTTGTCCCATCGTCGGAGACCGCCTCTACGGATCAGGAACCGCCCCCGGCCAACTCAAACTGCACGCCGGATACTTGAGCTTTCAACATCCCAAGACCAAAGAGGTCATGGAATTCGAAATCGAACCTTTATTTTAAAAGAATAAAAGCCCTGCTGAATCACTTCAACAGGGCTTTCATCTTAGAATCCATACAGGCACACCGGACCGTCCGGTTCACCTATTTCTTTAAGAATTTATATTATCCTATAGGGCTGTTTTCCACGAGATTCCAGATACCGCACGGACAGACACTGGCACAGAAGCCACAGCCAATACATTTTTCTGAGTTACAGACCATTTCAAAGTCTTTACCCTCACCACCCTTGCGGGAAATGGCAGCCTGCGGGCAGACTGTTTCGCAAAGACCGCAATCACGGCAGGACCCGCAGGAAGAACACTCCTGCGCACATTCCTGTACGTCCCTAAAATTCGTGATCCGCGGATCAAAATACTCAAGGGTCATGCGTTGATAGTCTATAACATCTTTGGGCTCAGCTTGCGGACGCTTACCTGTGAAAACTTCGTCGAGAGTCTCGGCCGTAGCGCGGCCATGACCGATGGCGTGGGTAAGCAGACCGGGACGAACAGCATCACCAATGGCATAAACACCTGGCTCTGTTGTCTGGTAGTCTTCATTAACCACGATGTGCCCACGATCAAGGGCAATTGTATCGGGCAGAAACTCGATATCAGGAGTATCACCGATAGACATGATCACTGTGTCAGCCGGGAGAACTTCACCGGACTTAAGCACTACGCCTTCTTCGGTAATTTCCTGAGTAAAACAAGGGTAACGGAATTTTGCACCCACATGCTCAGCCTCTTCACGCTCTTTACCGAAAGCAGCCGGTTTTTGAATATCGATGAGTAAAATGTCCTTCGCACCAAGGCGGGAACATTCAGTAGCAACGTCACAACCAACGTTACCGGCACCGATGATAACAACTTTCTCACCGACTTCAGCCTTGCCTTTCATGGCATTCTTGAGGAAATCAAGAGCCGGGGTGATGCGCTCGTGGCCGGGAATGGGAATTATGCGCGGCTTCTGGGCACCGATAGCGAGAACCACAGCATCGTTATTCTGCCTGAGTTCAGCAAAATCATCGGCTGTCAGTTTCTTCTGCATGTGCACATGAGGGATAACCTTGGCGACACGCTCAAGTTCAGCATCAAGGACTTCCTTGGGGATACGGCTTGAAGGAATTGCAGATGCAATTTTACCGCCCAGCTTTTCCGCCATGTCGTAGACAACAGCTTCATGTCCCTTGCGGCGAATCTGCCATGCAACCGAAATACCTGCGGGTCCTCCACCAATAACCGCTACCTTCTTACCGGACAGCGGTGGAAGTTCGGGAACCGGGCTGTTCACGCCTTCACGGCCGAGTTTTACAATATCAATTGACTGTAGATCTCTGACGCCACGGGTACAGCCATCCATACAAAGATTGGGACAGAGATATCCGCAAACAGTCGCGGGGAACGGTGTATAGGCAAGTGCCAGATCCACGGCTTCATCAACGAGACCGTCACGAACAAGCTGCCAGCGTTTCTGGATCGGCATTCCGGTGGGGCATGAGGACTGGCATGGCGCCTGATATTTGCGGTTTTCCCAGACAGGAACAAATCTGCGCATCTCACCGTGGGTGATCAGCGGAATTGGCGAACGGTCGAGGTCGGTAAGATCACCGATAAGACCGCCCTGTCCCAGTTCACTGTCCCATACTTCGGAACGGAACTCCGACATGGAACGGCGTTTACGTCCAGTCTTTTCAAAAGGAGACTTTGCACGGATGAGCTGCCATTCCTTGCGTTCGGTCAATAATTCATAAAGATCTTCGCGTCCGATCTTGGCAAGATTCTCTTTAAGGTTGCTGGTCAGCCATTCCCAATCCGCATCGGTGATCGGTTCGAGGATAGCGTCAGCAGTGGAAAACTCTCCGTGGGGGCCGCGAACAAAAATACGTCCGCCGACCATACCGACGCAAGGACGGAAAGCCAGTACGTTTTCAGGATTCTGAGCTTCGTAACCGCAGACGACAGCAGTACCGCCGGCCATAAATTCTGCAAAATAGTCACCAACGCCGCCGAGAATCCAAAGTTCGGGCGGATCGAAACGGGGGTTGGTCTTGGTCATGGTCATACCACGGGCACCGATGTCACCATTAACGATAACCTTACCCTGTGCCATGGCGTTACATGCGCCGTTTGAAGCATTGCCGTGAACGATGATTTCTGCTCCGGCGTTGAGCCATGCCACGTCATCAGAAACAGAACCGTGAACGTTGATACGTGTACCGGGGAATCCCTTTGAGCCGAGACGCTGACCGGAAGTACCGATGACATCTATTTCAATGGGTTCTTCCTTGGAAATCCAGAGTCGTCCACCGATGCCGTGCTGGCCCATGGCGTCTATTTCAAGCTTGCGGGCTCCGTCAGCCACCGCTTTCTGAATCCGCTCTTCAAGGATGCGTGATTCAATACGGGCGCCTTCTTCAAGACCGCTGATGCATATTTTTTCTGTTGCCATTTTAAATCTCCGTAAATCGTGAGCTGTTGTTAAACCACGTATTTGATGCCGAGTCTTTCAGCAGCATCACGGTCACTGATACCAAGCGCATCCGACATACCGATAGGCAGTGATGTGGAGCGGCCCAGAGGGGCGATAATCTTTTTGATTTCAGTGTCAAAGCTCAGATAGAAGTCAACAACCCTTTCGGCAACCTTTTCAGGATCAAGGCGACGGTAAAGTCTGGGGTCCTGAGAGGTAATACCCTTGGGACAGACACCGATGTTGCACACATTGCAGCGGTCCTTTTCGGACCCGAGGCATCCTGCTCCGGCCTGCATTACATATTTACCGACCTGAACGGCACTTGCGCCGAGCATAATCAGTGCTGCTGCGTTGGCTGCGAGGTTACCGGATTTACCGATACCACCACCAGCGATAAGGGGCAGTTCGTTCTGCTTACCGGTAACAACCAGAGCGTTGTAACAATCGCGCAGGTTACTGGCGATGGGGTGTCCCATATGGTTCATGGAAACGTTATATGCTGCCCCGGTACCACCGTCTTCACCATCAATGGCCAGACCTGCGGCGTAGGGGTTACGGGTCAGGTTATTGAGAACCGCAAGTGATGTAGAGGATGCCGAAATCTTTGGATAAACAGGAACCCTGAATCCCCAGGCCATACTCATGGACTGGATCATCTTCGCGACAGACTCCTCAATAGAATACTGGGTCTGGTGGGTCGGGGGGCTCGGCAGGCTGACGCGCTCGGGAACACCGCGAATTGCAGCGATGAGTTTGTTAACCTTGTACCACATGAGCAGACCGCCATCACCGGGCTTTGCGCCCTGACCGTATTTGATCTCAATAGCGCAGGGATCGACCTTCATTTCCGGTATAGCGTGAATGATCTCATCCCAGCCGAAGTAACCGGATGCGATCTGGAGAATTACATATTTAAGGAAGCGGGAACGAAGCAGTCTGGGAGGACAGCCACCCTCACCGGTAGAAATACGAACAGGCATGTTCAACTCTTCGTTCAGGTAGGCAACACCCATCTGCAAACCTTCCCACATATTGGGAGATAAAGCCCCGAAGGACATTCCGCCGATAACAAGCGGGTAGATTTCACGTACCGGAGGCTTCCAGCCATTTTCCTGATATGTCTTCAAGCTGTCTTCCGGGGACTGCACACGGCCAAGCAGTGTG encodes the following:
- a CDS encoding glutamate synthase-related protein; amino-acid sequence: MLTERPITPSTLGVKDLNWQIEWDKNLCTQCGRCTSVCPVNAIELGVFRKREIKTPASLLKKAENEYTVFYGIRQKTDPAYACIGCSMCNMVCPNNAICPRREEGSTTQKFHNDRGGNPRTRGGRRNSGESLLDQIKFIRISMLTDPALDAGRHEFRLNTLLGRVQSPEDSLKTYQENGWKPPVREIYPLVIGGMSFGALSPNMWEGLQMGVAYLNEELNMPVRISTGEGGCPPRLLRSRFLKYVILQIASGYFGWDEIIHAIPEMKVDPCAIEIKYGQGAKPGDGGLLMWYKVNKLIAAIRGVPERVSLPSPPTHQTQYSIEESVAKMIQSMSMAWGFRVPVYPKISASSTSLAVLNNLTRNPYAAGLAIDGEDGGTGAAYNVSMNHMGHPIASNLRDCYNALVVTGKQNELPLIAGGGIGKSGNLAANAAALIMLGASAVQVGKYVMQAGAGCLGSEKDRCNVCNIGVCPKGITSQDPRLYRRLDPEKVAERVVDFYLSFDTEIKKIIAPLGRSTSLPIGMSDALGISDRDAAERLGIKYVV
- a CDS encoding RluA family pseudouridine synthase, translating into MSNPELLDIVYADRKIVVVNKPSGLLSVPGRGPENQDCVVTRVQKMFPECRKFPTVHRLDMDTSGLLVLGLTSRAVRELVEQFQKRQVKKRYIALLDGIVKADSGVIEMAFRLDPYNRPYQVYDPIHGKLGVTHWRKLGIEEGKTRVEFTPHTGRTHQLRVHSAHPQGLGCPIVGDRLYGSGTAPGQLKLHAGYLSFQHPKTKEVMEFEIEPLF
- a CDS encoding BMP family ABC transporter substrate-binding protein gives rise to the protein MKKLAAIILFLLFTLGTAFADQPVVGFVTGASGLGDLSFNDMSYGGIRKAQQEFNFKLIILEPKPDGESTIEDFTNLIKQSDILILVGAQHEKLVRLAAPKFPDKKFIISEVPIEGIDNVSSVFFEQGEGSFLAGAIAALTSKTGIIGYIGATPVPPVMTFERGYVAGAEYAVPTIKVKKAYLSPLGDFSGFNAPAKGYNIAMSLFSNGADVIFTVAGLSGNGVIEAARRSGKFAIGVDSDQDSLAKGFVLTSMIKKLDVAAYNELKAIMQNKFKPGPTSYGLKENGVGLSEMKYSRDKIPDGVLEKVDEIRNKIIRGEIKIKFKEE
- a CDS encoding ATP-binding protein, whose protein sequence is MLENSLYEHGNRVASLAARSCAEYLPRFSFFLIEDLALSIEQSQQVAFCEIYNREGNPILQSGNIISKAHASKNKPSYGDDVLIVSCPIINGNENIGRVEIGLRLDKVRREINENTYNLIMLFSACMLCTIIVLDAFFQRILISPLGLLANNTRKIARRKFVTVDVGTRMDEIGILALNFNHMSRNLESLYKNLEVNVQERTHELETANHKLVKAIAKSEAMAVEAAKGTVAKSQFLAAMSHEIRTPMNAILGMAEILGESSLDDEQRRFVEILQESGESLLHLINEILDLSKIEAGEIPFEHKTINLDRLVGKAFKVTAHAGHGKGLELAYNINRDVPEHLMGDPTRLQQIFVNLIGNAIKFTERGFVVVDASLNPVLSQDGTGNILNVHFEVKDSGIGIDDDKLDSIFDRFTQADSSTTRKYGGTGLGLSICKSLCEAMGGKIWLESRKGFGTTVHLDLPFERDPRSSIESSPLRGKSVLIISDLDYSRQALSIRMSTRTKRISKAQNMEEARTFIESSTKSNTPYDLILVRGDIHGWRRQKTLNELRSMKVAEEKIIMINTMGQDHIESFSGSVLLAPVDMLSLERVAQKILNSSPEQLQPQIQHSGRIRPLKILLVEDNKANCMLIQMFFKDLPHTLKVAHNGAEGLERTQTDKFDMIFMDIEMPIMDGYECTRRIRSWEKQTETKPSIIVALTAHAITEAREKILEAGCDSFLTKPISKDKIIKTINELCNPYFT
- a CDS encoding DMT family transporter gives rise to the protein MTQDNSHKIIPVLSILCAVLLWGSSFAAMKHLVGTLNPWAVMWMRVGFATIILTPFMPKLAKPVRTGKDRVALAIMALFMPCLYFLFESYALTFTTATQAGLISASLPLMVSAGAGFFFKEKTTPTGWAGLALSMAGVAALTMGGTPSGNAANPALGNMLELFAMICAAGYMLLVKRLSAHYGPWTLTAVQNGAGCIFFIPGLYLIIRDGLGIAPHETLMMAGYLGVFVTLGAFVLYNLGISRLPAGKASAFINLVPAIAAFFGWFLLGETLNYTQLLASGVIFAGVGLAQYGEKLNFKKRHLLKLAPDQNS
- a CDS encoding bacteriohemerythrin → MAFVVWKDSYSLGNELIDEQHKSLIVMLNDLAEAGSDNVDGESSSYIIRMVNYAREHFCAEEKIMKEKNYPNLDKHISEHTEFIEKVVEFQKAADNDRVPLQELLEFLNNWLVGHILTSDQKFVDYIRSA
- a CDS encoding NirD/YgiW/YdeI family stress tolerance protein; the protein is MSVLFLLLLVIVAAAATSETLEFKSKDVTTVAEARVSGADTKAKVKGHIVRKINDNKYVFQDKTGEIIIDLSPKAGSLPVDTTAELEIEGRVEQDLVFAGIEAQKISVIN
- a CDS encoding FAD-dependent oxidoreductase; protein product: MATEKICISGLEEGARIESRILEERIQKAVADGARKLEIDAMGQHGIGGRLWISKEEPIEIDVIGTSGQRLGSKGFPGTRINVHGSVSDDVAWLNAGAEIIVHGNASNGACNAMAQGKVIVNGDIGARGMTMTKTNPRFDPPELWILGGVGDYFAEFMAGGTAVVCGYEAQNPENVLAFRPCVGMVGGRIFVRGPHGEFSTADAILEPITDADWEWLTSNLKENLAKIGREDLYELLTERKEWQLIRAKSPFEKTGRKRRSMSEFRSEVWDSELGQGGLIGDLTDLDRSPIPLITHGEMRRFVPVWENRKYQAPCQSSCPTGMPIQKRWQLVRDGLVDEAVDLALAYTPFPATVCGYLCPNLCMDGCTRGVRDLQSIDIVKLGREGVNSPVPELPPLSGKKVAVIGGGPAGISVAWQIRRKGHEAVVYDMAEKLGGKIASAIPSSRIPKEVLDAELERVAKVIPHVHMQKKLTADDFAELRQNNDAVVLAIGAQKPRIIPIPGHERITPALDFLKNAMKGKAEVGEKVVIIGAGNVGCDVATECSRLGAKDILLIDIQKPAAFGKEREEAEHVGAKFRYPCFTQEITEEGVVLKSGEVLPADTVIMSIGDTPDIEFLPDTIALDRGHIVVNEDYQTTEPGVYAIGDAVRPGLLTHAIGHGRATAETLDEVFTGKRPQAEPKDVIDYQRMTLEYFDPRITNFRDVQECAQECSSCGSCRDCGLCETVCPQAAISRKGGEGKDFEMVCNSEKCIGCGFCASVCPCGIWNLVENSPIG
- a CDS encoding AraC family transcriptional regulator → MKKGTIRYLRPSAIEGLEIQEVINSNHSFPNHTHGFHSVGVMEAGGCYCRQPGSGSSFVRGGEIALFNPGLVHSGVITDSDTRITYRVFCFDNQLFEKALRDLNEQEGLPEFNSVVTEDKLTSGTLAELNYAASGIKNRLAIDTALARAAAALLTRHCETQSKVPKTKEPAAVKRARDFLAANLSEKVSLEELAQVTGLSRYHLLRVFRAATGLPPHTYHLQLRIEHAKKLLRSGMPFAETALQSGFSDQSHFTNTFRRYTGATPTQYTNI